The sequence ATAAAGTATAATGGCCGAGAGTACTAGCTGTTTTAATATACGCCGGCGAAAAATAGGTGGGAGCTGCAGAGGTGGAACGAGCAACGTCCTTCATGAAAAAATCATATTCTATATCTTTCTTAGCTTTCTTACTGTCGAAAAAAAATGGCTTGCGAGTCTCTGTTTCGTAGCTGGTAATAAACACATCGGTTATAGACTTGCTCAAATATGTATCCTGAAAATACTTATTAAGCACTTTTTCTATACCGGCACATCCGTACTTAGTGCATATCCAGCCTCTTAATTCGTTAAATAATGATCCGGGGAATATACTCTCCCCTTCATTTTCATATAGGTTAACCAAATCCTTAGCCGAAAACTCCGGTTCGGGCTTGCCGGGATGGGGCTTCGTGATCCCCAGTGCTAGTATGCCTCCAGTAGAAGTCCCTGCAATGAGATCAAATAGTTTTGCGGCTCTATTTTTTGCTCTTTTTTCAATCTCACATAACACGATTGCTGGAATTATTCCCCGAATGCCCCCGCCGGCGATAGAAAGAACTTTGAATTTGGGTTTACCTGCCATTCGTTTTTTCCTATCAAACAAATAACAATATTCTGTTATGCAGGTTTATAATAGTGAGGAATGTTATCATAAAACGAATAGAAATCAATGAAATAATTTATCCAGTTAGATCAATAGGCGTAAAAAAAAAGAGAAAAAAAAAGGTTCAGCTATTTTGTAGCTCGCGTTCAGATAACCATCAATTTTGTTTATTATTC comes from Candidatus Margulisiibacteriota bacterium and encodes:
- a CDS encoding patatin, translating into MAGKPKFKVLSIAGGGIRGIIPAIVLCEIEKRAKNRAAKLFDLIAGTSTGGILALGITKPHPGKPEPEFSAKDLVNLYENEGESIFPGSLFNELRGWICTKYGCAGIEKVLNKYFQDTYLSKSITDVFITSYETETRKPFFFDSKKAKKDIEYDFFMKDVARSTSAAPTYFSPAYIKTASTLGHYTLLDGGLYANNPAMCAYVEALKRFPENDMDITLVSLGTGIMHHTLFYDKIKSYGKLGWARLIMDVVSDGINETVDYQLKKILPENFYSFQVNLSDASESMDDASVNNIQKLKVMAQELIYKEDKKLDSLIDILNS